One Gammaproteobacteria bacterium genomic window, CCCATTCAGCCTCTGTGTGCAAGGGATCAGGTTCACTCGCGTCCCTGACCTATCCGCTAAATGAGTTGAGTAAGTGTTTGTAACTAACTGATATTGTGGTATTTCAGAATTGGCTCTCGACGAGCTAGATTAAGCAGCGGCTTTTGCCGCATACGCCTTGATAAGATCGGCAACCCGCCTCGATGCCTTGGCTCCTTTGGAGAGCCAAAAATCCACGCGCGGCAGGTCAATCTGCAACTCCGCTTCCCCCCCGGTCGCGATGGGGTTATAGAAGCCAATCCGTTCGATTGCGCGCCCGCCCTGTCTAACGCGGCTATCGGTTACCACAATGTGATAGAAAGGCCTTTTTTTTGCACCACTGCGGGCCAGTCGAATGGCTACCATGACGCCCCCATCGGGTCCAACACGTTCGAGAACCAAAAATTCGGGATTTGAGTGCCAAGCCCCGCAACCTCAAGTCGCGCGTATTGTACGGAATGTCTCGGAAAAAGGAAGTCATAGGCGCCCAAGCCCATTGCGTAGGCCCCATAAAGCTTGGCCACTCCCCCGGGGGATCCAATGCAACGCATACGCGAGTCCTCAATTCGGCAGTTCTTCAAGCCCAGGCGTTCCGTCAATCTCTACCCATTGCAAATCCCCTTCGGATCATCTTGACGCACTGCTTGACGGCACCGGGCAAGCAGTGCCTCAATAGCGCCCAAACAGGTGCTTGCAACGATAATCCCATGATTGCCGCGTGGGCGCCCGAAATAACGTCACATAAACGGTCCTGTGGCCAACAGGCACCGCCTTTCCTCATCCTCGGGATCGGCGCCCCAGCGCGCTTTCCTGTAGCCGCTTGGTTCGACTCCTTAGAGCCCATGGCAGGTGAACGTGCATAAGAGAAGATATTCAGAAAAGAATCAGGCTGGTCTCGGACACGAGCGGCCGATGGCAATGGCAAAGCAGGCGCTGAGAGAAAAGCTGCGAGCCATGCGCGCGCGCCTCCCTGTAGAAAAAAGATACGAATATTCAAGGAGGATAGAAAGACATCTTTATAATTTAGATGAAGTAAGACACGCCACCGCTTTCTTTATATATGTCTCCCACGCAAGCGAGGTGGAGACCCATTCCATCATCCGGTGGGCGCTCATGGACAAGATCGTGGCCGTGCCGAAGATTTGTGCCTCGAAAACCATGGAAGCCCATCGCCTCACAGGCTGGGAGGCGCTTCGGCCCGCCACGCTTGGGATCCTCACACCCGTCGATAGCGTCCTCTATTCGGGCCCCATTGACGTCGCCATTACGCCAGGCCTGGGCTTCACCCTGTCTGGCAACAGACTCGGCTTCGGCCGAGGATACTACGACCATTGGTTTGCTACGCATCCGGTCAAGCTGAAAGTCGGGTTGGCCTTTGAAGCCCAGATCGTGGATCAGATGCCGACTGACGCCACCGACATCCGGGTCGACGTGATCCTCACAGAAGAAAGGACGATCCGGGTCCGCGAAGCGTTGTGACGCTCGGCCAGAAAGAACACCTCGCTAGCCCTTCAGATTAATCGGCATCCCGCGGGCGAGGAGTCGGCTTCTCATACCGGGCGTGGCGCGGTATGGTGGCACCCGACGAAAAACTAGTCAGGAATGCCGTGCCACGGGCGAGAGTTCAGCCAAATGCCAAAACCATTGCAGAAAGACAAGACCCATGTCGTTCTTCTTCTCGGCACACAAAAGGGCCTGTTTCGCCTGCATGCCGATAGAGCCCGTAGGCACTGGCACTTTGACGGACCACACATCCCGGGCTACAAGATCCTGCACGCCTGGTTAGATCCGCGGGCACACCCTATCGGCTACGCGGCAGCAAGCCACCCAATCTGGGGCTCGCATATCTATCAAAGCCGCGATGCCGGTCGAACCTGGCAATCCCTAAGCGTGGTTCCCTGCCATCGGCCGGGGGAACACCCCTCAAGCGTCAATGCGATCTGGTACCTGGCACCGGGTCATCCCGAAGCACCAGCGTGCTTGTATGCAGGGATTGACCCGCCGGGGTTATTCGTAAGCCAAGATCAGGGCCAAAGTTGGTCGCCCATTGAGGGGCTCAACCACCACCCCACACGCGGGACCTGGGAGCCTGCGCGCGGGGGATTTGCCGTGCATTCCATCCATGTCGACCCAAGCAATGGAAAGCGACTCTACGCCGCCGTCTCAGCCGGTGGCGCCTTCCGCTCGGATGACGGTGGAGAATCCTGGAAGGCTATCAATCGGGGGGTCCGCGCTGAGAACCTGCCGGCGCTCAATCCCGAAACCGGTCATAACATCCACCGGCTCATCATGCATCCGGCCAGATCGTCGCGCCTTTACCGCCAGTGTTACAACGGCACCTATCTGAGCGATGATCGAGGCGAGACCTGGGTCGAGATCACCGAAGGCCTGCCAAGCGATTTCGGCTATGCCATTGTCAGCGATCCCAATGACCCCGATTCACTCTACGTCGTCCCAGAAGAAAGCGCTCACATGCGCACAACGGTCGATAGAAAACTCCGCGTCTATCGCAGCGGTGATGCCGGTAAGAAATGGGAAGCACTCACTCAAGGCCTTCCCCAAGACAATGTCTATGTAACCGTGTTACGAGAGGCCATGGCCACCGACGGGCTCGAACCCTGCGGCGTGTATTTCGGCACCTCCGGTGGGCATCTCTTCGCCAGCGCCGATGCGGGGGATCACTGGGAGCTTACAGCGAATTTCCTTCCCCGAATTCTTTCCATATCAGCCGCCGTGCTCCAAGAGGAATAGCGGGGGGATGACCACAGACCTCCTAGACGCGCTTATGGCTCACCGGGGACTCGTCTGTTTGGTCGGCGCCGGTGGCAAGAAAACCACCCTTTACCGCTTAGCCGGGGAACATCCCGGCCGAGTCGGTATCACCGCCACGGTCCATACAGCGCTTTTTCCCAAAAGTCTGGGCGCCGAAGAGATCATTGATGAACCCCCTCGGCTCTCGGACACCGTGGTAGCGGCAGCAGCAAGGCGACGACGAATCGCCTTTGCACGGCCATCTGAGAAAAAGGGGCGTCTTGCCGGGCTCGATCCCGCACAGGTTGTCGAAATCCATACGGCTGCGGCATTCGATGTAACTTTGGTCAAGGCAGACGGCGCACGTGGGCGATGGATCAAGGCGCCTCAGCACGATGAACCAAATGTACCCCAGGACACAACGACCATCATTCCCATCGTTTCGGCTAAGGCCATCGGAGAGCCACTGACAGAGCGCGTTGCCCACCGGATCGAGCACATTTCGGCGGTCACTGGTGCCCTTCCGGGCAATCTCATCACAACAGAACACGTCGCGCGGCTCTTGACTGACAAAAACGGCGCCCTGAAGCATGTTGGCAACGCCTTCGTGGTGCCACTCATCAATATGGTGGACGATGCCAAATGCGAGGCCCTCGCCAATGAGGCTGCCGAGCAGGCACTCGCCCTATCTGATCGATTTGATCGCGTTGTGCTGGCCGCAATGACAAGTGCCGACCCCCTGGTTCGCGTCGTATACCGATGAGGTTCAGGAGGTTCCAGCTTCACTATATTGGGCATCCGGGCCCTAGTTGGCGCGACGTGCCCAAATGCTCGCAAGCAATGCGCCCGAAAGATTATGCCAAATGCTAAAGATTGCTCCAGGTAATGCAGCGACAGGCGAAAAATATTTGACCGCAAGCACGACAGCTAAACCAGAGTTTTGCATACCGACTTCAATCGCAAGCGTCCTGGAGATAATGGAATCACAACCCAGCGCCTTTGCCAACCAATAACCACCCGCGAGCCCAATCAGATTGTGCAATACCACAGCAGTCACTACAGGG contains:
- a CDS encoding 5-formyltetrahydrofolate cyclo-ligase — translated: MHKRRYSEKNQAGLGHERPMAMAKQALREKLRAMRARLPVEKRYEYSRRIERHLYNLDEVRHATAFFIYVSHASEVETHSIIRWALMDKIVAVPKICASKTMEAHRLTGWEALRPATLGILTPVDSVLYSGPIDVAITPGLGFTLSGNRLGFGRGYYDHWFATHPVKLKVGLAFEAQIVDQMPTDATDIRVDVILTEERTIRVREAL
- the rpsP gene encoding 30S ribosomal protein S16, with product MVAIRLARSGAKKRPFYHIVVTDSRVRQGGRAIERIGFYNPIATGGEAELQIDLPRVDFWLSKGAKASRRVADLIKAYAAKAAA
- the yqeC gene encoding selenium cofactor biosynthesis protein YqeC — translated: MTTDLLDALMAHRGLVCLVGAGGKKTTLYRLAGEHPGRVGITATVHTALFPKSLGAEEIIDEPPRLSDTVVAAAARRRRIAFARPSEKKGRLAGLDPAQVVEIHTAAAFDVTLVKADGARGRWIKAPQHDEPNVPQDTTTIIPIVSAKAIGEPLTERVAHRIEHISAVTGALPGNLITTEHVARLLTDKNGALKHVGNAFVVPLINMVDDAKCEALANEAAEQALALSDRFDRVVLAAMTSADPLVRVVYR